The DNA region AAAGACGGCAACGAGGACCACAAGTACTATGAGCCACAAAGAGAGCCAGCCGGCAGTCCAGTCAGTGATTCCTGCAATAGTTCCGAAGACATCTCATCGGATGAGGGTAAAAGCGATGGCTCGAATAACTCGGCGCATACGGTTCATACCAAAAGCGACACAAAACCAGCCTTCACCTACAGTGCTTTGATTGTGATGGCCATTCGAAGTAGCCCAGAGAAGCGTCTGACCTTAAGTGGCATATGCAAATGGATTGCCGATAATTTTGCCTACTATCAGAATCATAAAAGTGTCTGGCAGAACTCAATACGTCACAACTTGAGTCTGAATCCTTGCTTTGTGCGTGTTCCTCGAGCTCTGGATGATCCTGGACGTGGCCATTATTGGGCACTGGATCCTTATGCTGAGGATTTGACAATTGGTGAGACAACTGGACGTCTTAGACGCAATCATACGGCTCAACATCTGTTGGGTAGAGGCTCAAAGGTGGCAACCAGCAAGGGTTATGTTCATCCATATcagcagttgcagttgcaacagcaacaccatcatcatcatcaacatcaacagcagcagcagcagcagcagcatctttACGCTCAGTTCTTTAAGCCGCATGCTGCCTATTTTCCAACCATTGCCGATCAGCGACAGCAGGCAATCATGATGCacaactaccaacagcagcagcagcagcagcaacaagcaACTGCAATTGCAGCAGCACAACGACAACAGACGACATTATCAACGCATTaccatcagcaacagcaaa from Drosophila willistoni isolate 14030-0811.24 chromosome XL unlocalized genomic scaffold, UCI_dwil_1.1 Seg141, whole genome shotgun sequence includes:
- the LOC6648816 gene encoding fork head domain transcription factor slp2, whose translation is MDTAPVFQSSFSIRSLLSPTQSKDKDGNEDHKYYEPQREPAGSPVSDSCNSSEDISSDEGKSDGSNNSAHTVHTKSDTKPAFTYSALIVMAIRSSPEKRLTLSGICKWIADNFAYYQNHKSVWQNSIRHNLSLNPCFVRVPRALDDPGRGHYWALDPYAEDLTIGETTGRLRRNHTAQHLLGRGSKVATSKGYVHPYQQLHDNSNSSSSNITIITISNMSNMPRLIPTIGCGNLLIVCGIRSHPSSILA